AGGAACGTCGCGCCGTCAGATCGGCGAACCCGGCCCCACAGGTACACCACGGGAGGGCAGCTCAGAGGGCAGCCACCGCTCACGGTGTAATACCGGTAGACGATGTCGGACTTGCCATCCCCCGTCACATCCGCGACCCAGACGCCGTAGCTCGTGGTGAAGGCCGTGGAGCTCCACCTCGAGGACGACGAGAAGGTGGACCCGTTGGAAAGTGCTACCCGGAGGGTTCCGGCCGACTCATACCAGATGAAGTCGTCGCGCCCGTCCGCGTTCACGTCCGCCAAGGGGGAGTGATTGGGATTCCGCGACGGACTTCGAATAGACAGAGCACGGGCCGACGTGTGTCTGACTGCTCTTGCGTTCGCAATCACTCAAGACTGGCATTCGCGAGTCTCGCAACAACTTCAAATCCTGAAGTGTTGATTCTGCTTTTGGTCTTGACTTGACTGGGGTTGGAGCCGGAGGAGCGGCAGCCGGAAGGTGAGGGGAGTGGGCCCTCCTGGATTCGAACCAGGGACCAATCGGTTATGAGCCGACAGCTCTAACCGCTGAGCTAAGGGCCCTCGCGCTGACTATACGGCCTAGCCGTCCTTCTTCACCACCACGCGGAACACCTGACCGCGTTCGTCCACGG
This DNA window, taken from Corallococcus coralloides DSM 2259, encodes the following:
- a CDS encoding FG-GAP-like repeat-containing protein, translated to MNADGRDDFIWYESAGTLRVALSNGSTFSSSSRWSSTAFTTSYGVWVADVTGDGKSDIVYRYYTVSGGCPLSCPPVVYLWGRVRRSDGATFLAATTWY